Proteins from a single region of Amycolatopsis sp. CA-230715:
- a CDS encoding magnesium transporter produces MNTILTVAFVLAVAGAWRAWRNHRRNRRKNGELRPRRFAALMMAIAILGFQAVATAPPASAAACGEAPNPERPGAGLVGAIDPPLHHGHIESPYFKYGYGGMVWNTFQTNCGALSGLADPSATIDTWAGNQLFNLGKNIVGATNSLHYTVLENGLLSPIYNAVKTGAEKVYNNIYAQLFGIAALILAIFMFRNIWQGDLRTISKRALYGLAAVWLAASSVAMLRYLDPIDSAVVQTTTNIQAGFIDATGDHKAWDVIPTDLHDQVVYRNWLRGEFGSPDNENAKKFGPGLLDAQSFTVSQIDAKEDANQAVVDGKKAAFKNISTQLGPDTGYFTGDDGSRVGAGFLSLGQSLAYAVFQLLAKLSVLLAQVIIRLFVLTAPIIGLVALVHHDVLRRVAKLLGAVAFNLAILSVLAGVHALLLQAIFGAGQVLSMLTQMALASLVTILLFMVGRPVRRLWQMVEMSVSAVGGAIPAPSGGLFSRFRRKNQGPTPQDEFWANVRDTDEAIEGESRGPIGAIAGGGRFRPEATVFANSQRLDGVSGLSRPAAAWSGAPWPGGAGAVGGMPARAALPSGGSDGATAYSLESGPPGDYVLGPGGTLRGGGPSSRRVDTSPVFDRRWSDEPEPVVVPSRMDSGRGQNEAAYTVPPQQAQPGPQPGVPPAAAAAPEPRRAEAEMVAGKPVFVVYRPSRGLEVRQDVRDTDRMVR; encoded by the coding sequence ATGAACACCATCCTGACCGTGGCGTTCGTGCTCGCGGTGGCGGGCGCTTGGCGAGCATGGCGCAACCACCGCCGCAACCGCCGCAAGAACGGGGAACTGAGGCCGCGCCGGTTCGCCGCGCTCATGATGGCGATCGCGATCCTCGGCTTCCAGGCCGTCGCCACCGCGCCGCCCGCGTCGGCCGCGGCGTGCGGTGAAGCCCCGAACCCGGAACGCCCCGGCGCCGGCCTCGTCGGCGCGATCGACCCGCCGCTGCACCACGGCCACATCGAGAGCCCGTACTTCAAGTACGGCTACGGCGGCATGGTGTGGAACACGTTCCAGACGAACTGCGGTGCGCTGTCCGGGCTCGCCGATCCGAGCGCGACGATCGACACCTGGGCCGGTAACCAGCTGTTCAACCTGGGCAAGAACATCGTCGGTGCGACGAACTCGCTGCACTACACGGTGCTGGAGAACGGGTTGCTCAGCCCGATCTACAACGCCGTCAAGACCGGTGCGGAGAAGGTCTACAACAACATCTACGCGCAGTTGTTCGGCATCGCCGCGTTGATCTTGGCCATCTTCATGTTCCGCAACATCTGGCAGGGCGATCTGCGCACGATCAGCAAACGCGCGCTGTACGGCCTCGCCGCGGTGTGGCTCGCCGCGTCCTCGGTCGCGATGCTCAGATATCTCGATCCGATCGACAGCGCGGTGGTCCAGACCACCACGAACATCCAGGCCGGGTTCATCGACGCCACCGGTGACCACAAGGCGTGGGACGTGATCCCCACCGATCTGCACGACCAGGTCGTCTACCGGAACTGGCTGCGCGGCGAATTCGGCTCGCCGGACAACGAGAACGCCAAGAAGTTCGGGCCAGGTCTGCTCGACGCGCAGTCGTTCACGGTGTCCCAGATCGACGCGAAGGAAGACGCGAACCAGGCGGTCGTCGACGGCAAGAAGGCCGCGTTCAAGAACATCTCCACGCAGCTGGGCCCGGACACCGGGTACTTCACCGGTGACGACGGCAGCAGGGTCGGCGCGGGTTTCCTTTCACTGGGCCAAAGTCTCGCCTACGCGGTGTTCCAGCTGCTGGCGAAGCTGTCCGTGCTGCTCGCCCAGGTGATCATCCGGCTGTTCGTGCTGACCGCGCCGATCATCGGGCTCGTCGCGCTCGTGCACCACGACGTGCTGCGGCGGGTGGCGAAGCTGCTCGGCGCGGTCGCGTTCAACCTCGCCATCCTGTCCGTGCTCGCCGGGGTGCACGCGTTGCTGCTGCAGGCGATCTTCGGCGCCGGACAGGTGCTGTCGATGCTCACCCAGATGGCGCTCGCCAGCCTGGTCACGATCCTGCTGTTCATGGTGGGGCGGCCGGTTCGGCGGTTGTGGCAGATGGTCGAAATGTCGGTCAGCGCGGTCGGTGGCGCGATCCCGGCGCCGAGCGGAGGCCTGTTTTCCCGGTTCCGCCGCAAGAACCAGGGGCCGACCCCGCAGGACGAGTTCTGGGCGAACGTGCGCGACACCGACGAGGCGATCGAAGGCGAGTCGCGCGGGCCGATCGGGGCCATCGCCGGTGGCGGGCGGTTCCGGCCGGAGGCGACGGTGTTCGCCAATTCTCAGCGCCTCGACGGCGTTTCGGGGCTTTCCCGGCCTGCCGCCGCCTGGTCGGGTGCGCCGTGGCCCGGTGGCGCGGGCGCGGTGGGCGGGATGCCCGCCCGTGCCGCGCTGCCGTCGGGCGGGAGCGACGGGGCCACCGCCTACTCGCTCGAAAGCGGCCCTCCCGGCGACTACGTCCTCGGGCCGGGCGGCACCCTGCGCGGTGGCGGCCCGAGCAGCAGGCGCGTCGACACGTCACCGGTGTTCGACCGGCGCTGGAGCGACGAGCCGGAGCCGGTCGTCGTTCCGTCCAGAATGGACTCCGGGCGCGGGCAGAACGAAGCCGCGTACACCGTGCCGCCGCAGCAGGCGCAGCCGGGACCGCAGCCAGGAGTACCGCCCGCCGCCGCCGCGGCGCCGGAACCGCGGCGCGCGGAGGCGGAGATGGTCGCAGGGAAACCGGTGTTCGTGGTGTACCGGCCGTCACGAGGGCTCGAAGTGCGGCAGGACGTCCGCGACACCGACCGCATGGTCCGGTAG
- a CDS encoding RNB domain-containing ribonuclease — MIRTHATGGDFGRLRAEFELPESFTAKALAEAEVAAMDPIGSADREDATDLPLVTIDPPGAKDLDQALAIERTPTGFVVHYAIADVAAFVTPGGPVDAEARRRGQTLYLPDGNVPLHPPVLSEGAASLLPGEIRPAVLWTVRTDNVGELRDVHVRRALVRSTEQFDYETVQAAIDDGTEHPSVAVLPELGRLRRELAVRRGAVELQLPEQEIGADPGGGWALARRPRPDVEAWNAEISLLTGMAAASIMLEAKVGVLRTLPDPDAEAVSWLRRSAQALGIDWDAASSVSEFLSRLDPQLPESLALYADTTRLLRGAGYTAFDGELPELTTHAGIGGSYAHVTAPIRRLVDRFATEVCLAVSAKREVPGWVRSALAELPDLMSASDLLASKVEHACIDQVEAWILAERIGGVFDAVVLRAEESRAEVLIEDPPVVAKCAGERLPDGARIKVRLTAVDVVKRKVSFERVVS; from the coding sequence GTGATCCGCACGCATGCCACGGGTGGCGACTTCGGCCGTCTCCGGGCGGAGTTCGAGCTCCCGGAGTCCTTCACGGCCAAGGCGCTCGCCGAAGCCGAGGTCGCGGCGATGGACCCGATCGGATCCGCCGACCGCGAGGACGCGACGGATCTGCCGCTGGTGACGATCGACCCGCCGGGCGCGAAGGACCTCGACCAGGCGCTGGCCATCGAGCGCACGCCGACCGGGTTCGTGGTGCACTACGCGATCGCCGATGTCGCCGCGTTCGTCACGCCGGGCGGCCCGGTCGACGCCGAAGCGAGGCGCCGCGGTCAGACCCTGTACCTGCCCGACGGCAACGTGCCGCTGCACCCGCCGGTGCTGTCCGAGGGCGCGGCGAGCCTGCTGCCGGGCGAGATCCGGCCCGCGGTGCTGTGGACCGTCCGCACGGACAACGTCGGCGAGCTGCGGGACGTCCACGTGCGGCGCGCGCTGGTGCGGTCCACCGAGCAGTTCGACTACGAGACGGTCCAGGCCGCGATCGACGACGGCACCGAGCACCCGTCGGTGGCGGTGCTGCCCGAGCTGGGCAGGCTCCGGCGCGAGCTGGCGGTCCGCCGCGGCGCGGTCGAGCTGCAGCTGCCCGAGCAGGAGATCGGCGCCGATCCCGGTGGCGGCTGGGCGCTGGCCAGGCGGCCGCGCCCCGACGTCGAGGCATGGAACGCCGAGATCTCGCTGCTCACCGGGATGGCGGCGGCTTCGATCATGCTCGAAGCGAAGGTCGGCGTCCTGCGCACGCTGCCCGATCCGGACGCCGAAGCGGTGAGCTGGCTGCGGCGGTCCGCGCAGGCGCTCGGGATCGACTGGGACGCGGCGAGCAGCGTCTCGGAGTTCCTGTCCCGCCTCGACCCGCAGTTGCCGGAATCGCTCGCGCTGTACGCGGACACGACGCGGCTGCTGCGGGGCGCCGGCTACACCGCGTTCGACGGCGAGCTTCCCGAGCTGACCACGCACGCCGGGATTGGGGGCTCCTACGCGCACGTGACGGCGCCGATACGGCGGCTCGTGGACCGGTTCGCCACCGAGGTGTGCCTCGCGGTGAGCGCGAAACGGGAGGTGCCGGGCTGGGTCCGTTCGGCGCTGGCGGAGCTGCCGGACCTGATGAGCGCATCGGACCTGCTGGCGTCCAAAGTGGAGCATGCCTGCATCGACCAGGTCGAGGCGTGGATACTGGCCGAGCGGATCGGCGGAGTCTTCGACGCGGTCGTGCTCAGGGCGGAGGAGAGCCGCGCCGAAGTGCTCATCGAGGATCCGCCGGTGGTGGCGAAGTGCGCGGGGGAGCGGCTTCCGGACGGCGCGCGGATCAAGGTGCGGCTCACCGCGGTGGACGTGGTCAAGCGCAAGGTTTCGTTCGAGCGGGTGGTTTCCTGA
- a CDS encoding aldehyde dehydrogenase family protein, translated as MTTTPFWIAGKPVTSDETAIVRHPFDGGVAGTHHVPSTSDIEQAVRAAAEAAEETAALPAHVRAGALDHVSRTLESRAGELANLITAESGKPVKWSRGEVARAVSTFRWAAEEARRFSGELQRLDTDPGGTGRMALVRRVPKGPVLGITPFNFPLNLVAHKVAPALAVGAPIVLKPAPATPLTALALGEILAETDLPAGSWSVLPTGNEAAAALVADPRLPVVSFTGSGPVGWGIRESVPRKHVALELGGNAAVLLCPDWTDLDFAAQRIATFSMYQGGQSCISVQRGYAHAEVFDELADLVTAHVAALSTGDPRAESTDVGPLINMAAAERVERWIGAAVEAGATLRHGGTREGSTVAPTVLTDVPEDTQVMAEEVFGPVVCLNRVDSVADGFARVNASRYGLQAGIFTRDLNTAFDASAKLAVGGVVIGDVPSFRADQMPYGGVKDSGIGREGPASAMADFTEERVTVLTGLSL; from the coding sequence ATGACCACGACCCCGTTCTGGATCGCCGGAAAACCCGTCACCAGCGACGAAACCGCCATCGTGCGCCACCCGTTCGACGGCGGGGTCGCCGGTACGCACCACGTACCGTCCACATCGGACATCGAGCAGGCGGTGCGTGCCGCGGCCGAGGCCGCGGAGGAAACCGCCGCACTGCCGGCGCACGTGCGCGCCGGTGCGCTCGACCACGTGTCGCGGACGCTCGAATCGCGCGCGGGCGAGCTCGCGAACCTGATCACCGCGGAATCGGGCAAGCCGGTGAAGTGGTCGCGCGGCGAGGTCGCCCGCGCCGTGTCGACGTTCCGCTGGGCGGCGGAGGAGGCGCGCCGCTTCTCCGGCGAGTTGCAGCGGCTCGACACCGATCCCGGCGGGACCGGCCGCATGGCGCTCGTGCGGCGCGTGCCGAAGGGGCCGGTGCTGGGCATCACCCCGTTCAACTTCCCGCTGAACCTGGTGGCGCACAAGGTCGCACCCGCGCTCGCGGTCGGTGCGCCGATCGTGCTCAAGCCCGCGCCCGCGACGCCGTTGACCGCGCTCGCGCTCGGCGAGATCCTCGCCGAAACCGATCTGCCCGCCGGAAGCTGGTCGGTGCTGCCAACCGGGAACGAGGCCGCCGCGGCGCTCGTCGCCGATCCCCGGCTTCCGGTGGTGTCGTTCACCGGCTCCGGCCCGGTCGGCTGGGGCATCCGGGAATCGGTCCCCCGCAAGCACGTCGCGCTCGAACTCGGTGGCAACGCGGCGGTCCTGCTCTGTCCGGATTGGACGGACCTGGACTTCGCCGCGCAGCGGATCGCCACCTTTTCGATGTACCAGGGCGGGCAGTCGTGCATCTCGGTGCAGCGCGGCTACGCGCACGCCGAGGTGTTCGACGAGCTGGCCGACCTGGTCACCGCGCACGTCGCCGCACTGTCCACAGGGGACCCGCGCGCGGAGTCGACCGACGTCGGCCCGCTGATCAACATGGCGGCCGCGGAACGCGTGGAGCGGTGGATCGGCGCGGCCGTCGAGGCGGGCGCGACCCTGCGCCACGGCGGAACCCGCGAGGGCAGCACCGTCGCCCCGACCGTGCTCACCGACGTCCCCGAAGACACCCAGGTCATGGCGGAGGAGGTGTTCGGCCCGGTGGTGTGCCTCAACCGGGTCGATTCGGTCGCCGACGGGTTCGCCCGCGTCAACGCGTCGCGGTACGGGTTGCAGGCCGGGATCTTCACCCGCGACCTGAACACCGCCTTCGACGCGTCGGCGAAGCTCGCGGTCGGCGGCGTGGTGATCGGCGACGTCCCGAGCTTCCGCGCCGACCAGATGCCCTACGGCGGGGTGAAGGACTCCGGCATCGGCCGCGAAGGCCCGGCTTCGGCGATGGCCGACTTCACCGAAGAGCGCGTGACCGTCCTGACCGGACTCTCACTCTGA
- a CDS encoding ATP-binding protein, translating into MKLAFVGKGGSGKTTLSALFTSYLAGTGNPVLAIDADINQHLAVGLGASEEEALALPTLGDHLPQLKEHLRGDNPRITSAGAMIKTTPPGRGSRLLTPFGDDPVMDACFRDIGGVRLGVTGRFSEDDLGVACYHSKVGAAELLLNHLVDSTDEYVVMDMTAGADAFASGLFTRFDVTFLVCEPTVRSIGVYRQYSDYAKDFGIRLAVVGNKVTEPDDVDFLRDEVGTDLLCWLESSAHVRAAERGRPRPIDALEPHNLDALRTMQSTVDATPRDWDRFQRQAVEFHLRNARSWGNARTGEDLAAQVDEEFSFARYAAPEVSHS; encoded by the coding sequence GTGAAACTCGCCTTCGTCGGCAAGGGCGGCAGCGGCAAGACCACGCTGAGCGCGCTGTTCACCAGCTACCTTGCCGGTACCGGGAACCCGGTGCTCGCGATCGACGCGGACATCAACCAGCACCTCGCCGTCGGACTCGGCGCGAGCGAGGAGGAAGCGCTCGCGCTCCCCACCCTCGGCGACCACCTGCCCCAGCTCAAGGAGCACCTCCGCGGCGACAACCCGCGCATCACCAGCGCCGGCGCGATGATCAAGACCACCCCGCCGGGCCGGGGCTCGCGGCTGCTCACCCCGTTCGGCGACGACCCGGTCATGGACGCCTGCTTCCGCGACATCGGCGGCGTCCGGCTCGGCGTCACCGGCCGGTTCAGCGAGGACGACCTCGGCGTCGCGTGCTACCACTCGAAGGTCGGCGCCGCGGAGCTGCTGCTCAACCACCTCGTCGACAGCACGGACGAGTACGTCGTGATGGACATGACCGCGGGCGCCGACGCGTTCGCCTCCGGCCTGTTCACCCGGTTCGACGTGACCTTCCTGGTGTGCGAACCCACCGTGCGCAGCATCGGCGTGTACCGCCAGTACTCCGACTACGCCAAGGACTTCGGCATCCGGCTCGCCGTGGTCGGCAACAAGGTCACCGAGCCGGACGACGTCGACTTCCTCCGCGACGAAGTCGGCACGGACCTGCTGTGCTGGCTCGAAAGCTCGGCGCACGTCCGCGCGGCCGAACGCGGCCGCCCCCGCCCCATCGACGCGCTCGAACCCCACAACCTCGACGCGCTGCGCACCATGCAGTCCACCGTCGACGCCACCCCGCGCGACTGGGACCGGTTCCAGCGCCAGGCCGTCGAATTCCACCTGCGCAACGCCCGCTCGTGGGGCAACGCCCGCACCGGCGAAGACCTCGCCGCCCAAGTAGACGAAGAATTCTCCTTCGCCCGGTACGCCGCGCCCGAAGTGAGCCACAGCTAG
- a CDS encoding C40 family peptidase — MRVGVLVVVLVAIAFAAVVTTGTIAKVVTDQQEQARAVANVSCDAAVGPSQPGDPNRGAGDASRLNDEQRSIVGQIITIGKQRGLSPRAWQIAIQAGMTESGLRNLTFGDRDSLGIFQMRPSMGWGTVQQVTDPPYQVNKFFDVLLAVPDWEKKRPGDSAQAVERSGFPDRYHKWEPMAVKLVENLGQVTDVSGCGQGAGAALPPNQRAAAAIKFALGEQGKPYIWGATGPNAFDCSGLMLRAYESAGVTLPRVSRDQYQAGAMLPVKDAQPGDLVFLATDPSNPATIHHVAMYLGDGKIVEAQQTGVPVHTRAFSFDESEVVPQAVRPGV; from the coding sequence ATGCGCGTCGGCGTGCTCGTCGTCGTGCTGGTCGCCATCGCGTTCGCCGCGGTGGTGACCACCGGGACCATCGCGAAGGTGGTGACCGATCAGCAGGAGCAGGCAAGGGCCGTGGCGAACGTCAGCTGCGACGCGGCCGTCGGCCCGAGCCAGCCGGGAGACCCGAACCGCGGTGCGGGTGACGCGTCGCGGCTCAACGACGAGCAGCGCTCGATCGTCGGGCAGATTATCACGATCGGCAAGCAGCGCGGCCTTTCCCCGCGCGCGTGGCAGATCGCGATCCAGGCCGGGATGACCGAATCGGGCCTGCGCAACCTCACCTTCGGCGACCGCGACTCGCTCGGCATCTTCCAGATGCGGCCGTCGATGGGCTGGGGCACCGTGCAGCAGGTCACCGACCCGCCGTACCAGGTCAACAAGTTCTTCGACGTGCTGCTCGCGGTGCCGGACTGGGAGAAGAAGCGGCCCGGCGACTCCGCGCAGGCCGTCGAGCGGTCCGGGTTCCCCGACCGGTACCACAAGTGGGAGCCGATGGCGGTCAAGCTGGTCGAGAACCTCGGCCAGGTCACCGACGTCAGCGGCTGCGGCCAGGGCGCGGGCGCGGCGCTGCCGCCGAACCAGCGCGCCGCGGCGGCGATCAAGTTCGCGCTCGGCGAGCAGGGCAAGCCGTACATCTGGGGCGCCACCGGCCCGAACGCCTTCGACTGCTCCGGGCTGATGCTGCGCGCCTACGAGTCCGCGGGCGTCACGCTGCCGCGCGTGTCGCGCGACCAGTACCAGGCGGGCGCGATGCTCCCGGTGAAGGACGCGCAGCCGGGCGACCTGGTGTTCCTCGCGACCGACCCGTCGAACCCCGCGACCATCCACCACGTCGCGATGTACCTGGGAGACGGCAAGATCGTCGAAGCGCAGCAGACCGGCGTGCCGGTGCACACCAGGGCGTTTTCGTTCGACGAGAGCGAAGTTGTCCCGCAGGCCGTCCGGCCGGGCGTCTAG
- the gabT gene encoding 4-aminobutyrate--2-oxoglutarate transaminase: MTVTAPAPKHRRLRTEIPGPASRALQERRAATVAAGVSSVLPVYVTSASGGLLTDADGNTLIDFGSGIAVTNVGHSAPAVVDRVRKQACWFTHTCFMVTPYEGYVEVCEALGELTPGTHEKRSVLFNSGAEAVENAVKIARVATGRQAVVVFDHAYHGRTNLTMALTAKSVPYKHGFGPFAPEVYRVPGSYPFRDGLTGEQAAAAALEKIEKQIGGDQVAAVVIEPIQGEGGFVEPAPGFLPALSRWCAEHGAVFVADEVQTGFCRTGDWFASSHEDVVPDLVATAKGIAGGLPLAAVTGRAELLDAVPAGGLGGTYGGNPVACAAALGSIETMRGENLASSARRIGEAVLPRLRALAAETGVIGDVRGRGAMLAAEFVRPGTTEPDAELTARVAKACHALGVVVLTCGTYGNVVRLLPPLSLSGELLDEGLSVLEHAVRQEISR; this comes from the coding sequence GTGACGGTGACCGCACCCGCCCCGAAGCACCGCAGGCTGCGCACCGAGATCCCCGGTCCCGCGTCCCGCGCACTGCAGGAACGCCGCGCGGCCACCGTGGCGGCCGGGGTCAGCTCGGTGCTCCCGGTGTACGTGACCTCCGCGAGCGGCGGCCTGCTCACCGACGCCGACGGCAACACGCTGATCGACTTCGGCTCCGGTATCGCGGTGACGAACGTCGGCCATTCCGCGCCCGCCGTCGTCGACCGGGTCCGCAAGCAGGCGTGCTGGTTCACGCACACGTGCTTCATGGTCACGCCGTACGAGGGCTATGTGGAGGTGTGCGAGGCGCTCGGCGAGCTGACGCCCGGCACCCACGAGAAGCGCTCGGTGCTGTTCAACTCGGGCGCGGAAGCCGTCGAAAACGCGGTGAAGATCGCGCGCGTGGCCACCGGGCGGCAGGCCGTCGTGGTGTTCGACCACGCCTACCACGGCCGCACCAACCTCACCATGGCGCTGACCGCGAAATCCGTGCCCTACAAGCACGGCTTCGGCCCGTTCGCGCCCGAGGTCTACCGCGTGCCCGGCTCGTACCCGTTCCGCGACGGGCTGACCGGTGAGCAGGCCGCGGCGGCCGCGCTCGAGAAGATCGAAAAGCAGATCGGCGGCGACCAGGTGGCCGCCGTGGTGATCGAACCGATCCAGGGCGAGGGCGGATTCGTCGAGCCCGCGCCCGGGTTCCTTCCCGCGTTGTCGCGGTGGTGCGCGGAGCACGGCGCGGTGTTCGTCGCCGACGAGGTGCAGACCGGGTTCTGCCGCACCGGAGACTGGTTCGCTTCCAGTCACGAGGACGTGGTGCCCGATCTCGTCGCCACCGCGAAGGGCATCGCGGGCGGACTCCCGCTCGCCGCGGTCACCGGGCGCGCCGAACTGCTCGACGCGGTACCCGCCGGGGGTCTCGGCGGCACCTACGGCGGCAATCCCGTCGCCTGCGCGGCCGCGCTCGGCTCGATCGAGACGATGCGCGGCGAGAACCTGGCGTCGTCGGCGCGGCGGATCGGCGAAGCGGTCCTGCCCCGGTTGCGGGCGCTGGCCGCGGAAACCGGCGTCATCGGCGACGTCCGCGGACGCGGCGCGATGCTCGCCGCCGAGTTCGTCCGTCCCGGCACCACCGAACCCGACGCCGAGCTGACCGCCCGCGTCGCCAAAGCCTGCCACGCGCTCGGCGTGGTCGTGCTGACCTGCGGCACCTACGGCAACGTCGTCCGGCTGCTGCCCCCGCTGTCCCTGTCCGGCGAACTGCTGGACGAAGGCCTTTCCGTACTCGAACACGCCGTCCGGCAGGAGATCTCCCGATGA
- a CDS encoding helical backbone metal receptor, translating into MLVDDLGEPVPVDAPPSRVVSLVPSLTEAVEVSAPGRLAGATDYCTHPATLDVPRVGGSKYPKLDRILALEPDLVLANSEESRQEDVETLRGNGIAVWVMAAPATVPDGLASLRRLLTQCFELDEPDWLVAAEEAWRTPEPVRARAVVPVWRKPWVVLGRDTFGGDVLLRLGVANAYAGHEDRYPRPKLDELRARFDSGAADLLVLPDEPWEFTASDGPDAFPGVPYVLVSGRFLTWYGPSLVDAHAELAAALARSVEASSE; encoded by the coding sequence ATGCTGGTGGACGATCTCGGTGAACCGGTGCCGGTCGACGCCCCGCCTTCGCGCGTGGTGTCGCTGGTGCCGTCGTTGACCGAGGCGGTCGAGGTGAGCGCGCCGGGGCGGCTGGCCGGTGCCACCGACTACTGCACGCATCCGGCCACTTTGGACGTTCCGAGGGTAGGCGGGTCGAAGTACCCGAAGCTCGACCGGATCCTCGCGCTGGAACCGGACCTGGTGCTCGCGAATTCGGAGGAGAGCCGCCAGGAGGACGTGGAAACCTTGCGCGGCAACGGGATCGCGGTGTGGGTGATGGCCGCGCCCGCCACCGTGCCCGACGGGCTGGCGTCCCTGCGCCGCCTGCTCACCCAGTGCTTCGAGCTGGACGAGCCGGACTGGCTGGTGGCGGCGGAGGAGGCGTGGCGCACCCCGGAACCCGTTCGCGCGCGGGCGGTCGTTCCGGTGTGGCGCAAGCCCTGGGTGGTGCTCGGCCGCGACACCTTCGGCGGCGACGTGCTGCTGCGGCTGGGCGTCGCGAACGCCTACGCCGGGCATGAAGACCGCTATCCCCGCCCGAAGCTCGACGAACTACGGGCGCGGTTCGACAGCGGTGCGGCCGATCTGCTGGTGCTCCCGGACGAACCGTGGGAGTTCACCGCGTCGGACGGCCCCGACGCTTTCCCCGGCGTGCCTTACGTCCTGGTGTCGGGGCGCTTCCTGACCTGGTACGGACCGTCCCTTGTGGACGCGCATGCCGAACTGGCCGCCGCCCTCGCCCGATCCGTCGAGGCGTCGTCAGAGTGA